In Aliarcobacter faecis, a genomic segment contains:
- a CDS encoding ABC transporter ATP-binding protein, whose protein sequence is MYIIDFENIDVGYDERIILKDINLKIKDKEHFAILGANGSGKSTLMKLIQSQIHPRHTKEFKKEIFGKSRYSIFELRCNLGIITNDLHNYFEKEADYMSGFEVVLSGFYSSIGIFTHQDFTKEQIIKALEVIDYLEINDLKDKKVSAMSTGQLRKCIVARALIHDPKAFVLDEPTVGLDIKAQINFIKILRKLSLKATIILVTHHLEEIFEEIKNVALIHNNTIYKVGKKEDILTSENLSQIFDTQLKVKEKNKRYFIEEII, encoded by the coding sequence ATGTATATTATTGATTTTGAAAATATTGATGTTGGATATGATGAAAGAATTATCTTAAAAGATATAAATCTAAAAATAAAAGATAAAGAACATTTTGCAATTTTGGGTGCAAATGGAAGTGGAAAATCAACTTTGATGAAGCTAATCCAATCACAAATCCATCCAAGACATACAAAAGAGTTTAAAAAAGAGATTTTTGGTAAAAGTAGATATTCAATATTTGAATTGAGATGTAATTTAGGAATTATAACAAATGACTTACATAACTACTTTGAAAAAGAGGCTGATTATATGAGTGGTTTTGAAGTAGTTTTAAGTGGATTTTATAGCTCTATTGGAATTTTTACCCATCAAGATTTTACAAAAGAGCAAATAATTAAGGCTCTTGAAGTTATAGATTATTTAGAAATAAATGATTTAAAAGATAAAAAAGTATCAGCTATGAGTACAGGACAACTTAGAAAATGTATAGTTGCAAGAGCTCTAATTCATGATCCAAAAGCTTTTGTTTTGGATGAGCCAACAGTTGGTCTTGATATAAAAGCACAAATAAATTTTATAAAGATATTAAGAAAACTATCTCTTAAAGCTACAATTATTCTTGTAACTCATCATCTTGAAGAGATTTTTGAAGAGATAAAAAATGTAGCTTTAATCCATAATAATACAATTTATAAAGTTGGAAAAAAAGAGGATATTTTAACAAGTGAAAATCTTAGTCAAATTTTTGATACACAATTAAAAGTAAAAGAGAAAAATAAAAGATACTTTATAGAAGAGATTATTTAA
- a CDS encoding sensor histidine kinase — MINNKLELKYVVIQVTISLLIAFIPIYFYIDATIKNQNIKDKLDLQNYANQVASIIENFEKQNKDIFYYPRSNIFFSSIFDENKKEIFHSNTPLELFDEDFQSFNDKFCYKEYLSSNILGASFLIVCKNIDYSEVIYNALILLLIVSFFIFLLSFFVIKQSIEPYKKLNIYLDEFLKDAMHELKTPIGVARINIDILSMRLKNDKNILRVKSALKNMTIIYEDLEYYMQQHEVKEIKAVIDFSLFLEKRVEFFNDLAMSRNILFHKNIESNIEINFNEIELYRLVDNNLSNAIKYSKNDSNIYVSLQKEQNEFKLSFKDEGVGIKDTSTIFERYYRGDNITGGFGIGLSIVKNICKKNKIKIEVESKENVGSTFRYIFRNN; from the coding sequence TTGATAAACAATAAACTTGAGTTAAAGTATGTTGTAATACAAGTTACAATTAGTCTTCTTATAGCTTTTATTCCTATATATTTTTATATAGATGCAACAATAAAAAATCAAAATATAAAAGATAAACTTGATTTACAAAATTATGCAAATCAAGTTGCTTCAATAATAGAAAATTTTGAAAAACAAAATAAGGATATCTTTTATTATCCACGCTCAAATATCTTTTTTTCTAGTATTTTTGATGAAAATAAAAAAGAGATTTTTCACTCAAATACTCCTTTAGAACTTTTTGATGAAGATTTTCAAAGTTTTAATGATAAGTTTTGTTATAAAGAGTATCTATCTTCAAATATTTTGGGTGCTTCTTTTTTGATTGTTTGCAAAAATATTGATTATAGTGAAGTTATTTATAATGCTTTAATTCTTCTTTTAATCGTAAGTTTTTTCATCTTTTTACTCTCATTTTTTGTAATAAAACAAAGCATTGAACCATATAAAAAGTTAAATATCTATTTAGATGAATTTTTAAAAGATGCTATGCATGAACTAAAAACTCCTATTGGAGTTGCAAGAATAAATATTGATATTTTATCAATGAGACTAAAAAATGATAAAAATATTTTAAGAGTAAAATCAGCACTAAAGAATATGACAATTATCTATGAAGATTTAGAGTATTATATGCAACAACATGAGGTAAAAGAGATAAAAGCAGTTATTGATTTTTCACTATTCTTGGAAAAAAGGGTAGAGTTTTTCAATGATTTAGCTATGAGCAGGAATATTCTTTTTCATAAAAATATTGAAAGTAATATAGAGATAAATTTTAATGAAATAGAGCTTTATAGATTAGTTGATAATAACTTGTCAAATGCCATAAAATACTCAAAAAATGACTCAAATATATATGTGAGTTTACAAAAAGAGCAGAATGAGTTTAAACTATCTTTTAAAGATGAAGGAGTTGGAATAAAGGATACAAGCACTATTTTTGAGAGATATTATAGAGGAGATAATATAACTGGTGGTTTTGGAATAGGGCTTAGTATTGTAAAAAATATTTGTAAAAAGAATAAAATTAAAATAGAAGTTGAATCTAAAGAGAATGTTGGTTCAACTTTTAGATATATATTTAGAAATAATTAA
- a CDS encoding glutathionylspermidine synthase family protein, giving the protein MKLEKINPLTNDYLESIGFVWHTDSDDSSYISDELVVISEEEAENYYEATNELYDMFAEAGQYVIDNDLFHELNIPFNLVEIIKESWENDVHWHLYSRFDLAGGIDGKPIKLIEFNADTPTSVFETAIIQWAMLKKNGLDESSQFNNLYEALKDNFKRVITLDSDIEKFDEYYSKLGWKILFSSISSSSEDINTTKLLQHIASEAGFNTDFEFIENVQFSDDGIFKDDELFEFWFKLIPWENIAIEESGLALLLTEIIKEKKAIIFNPAYTLIFQSKAFMKILWDLYPNHPLLLETSFEPLKGKKYVEKRAFGREGANTKIVNADGSINEQTSGDYEGHKAIYQEYVEFPKDEKGNFYQAGVFYAYEACALGFRRGGKILNNMSKFVGHIIK; this is encoded by the coding sequence ATGAAATTAGAAAAAATAAATCCTTTAACAAATGATTATTTAGAATCTATTGGCTTTGTATGGCATACAGATAGTGATGATAGTTCATATATTAGTGATGAATTAGTAGTAATTAGCGAAGAAGAAGCAGAAAACTACTATGAAGCAACAAATGAGCTTTATGATATGTTTGCTGAGGCTGGACAATATGTAATTGATAATGACCTATTTCATGAACTAAATATCCCTTTTAATTTAGTAGAAATTATCAAAGAATCTTGGGAAAATGATGTTCATTGGCATTTATATTCAAGATTTGATTTAGCTGGTGGAATTGATGGAAAACCTATAAAACTAATAGAGTTTAATGCAGATACTCCAACTTCAGTTTTTGAAACAGCAATTATCCAATGGGCAATGTTAAAGAAAAATGGCTTAGATGAAAGTAGTCAATTTAATAATCTTTATGAAGCACTAAAAGATAACTTTAAAAGAGTAATTACACTTGATAGTGATATAGAAAAATTTGACGAATATTACTCAAAACTTGGTTGGAAGATACTATTTTCAAGTATTTCAAGCTCAAGTGAAGATATAAATACTACAAAACTTCTACAACATATTGCTTCTGAAGCTGGATTTAATACAGATTTTGAATTTATTGAAAATGTACAATTTAGTGATGATGGAATTTTTAAAGATGATGAACTTTTTGAGTTTTGGTTTAAACTTATTCCTTGGGAAAATATTGCTATTGAAGAGAGTGGTTTAGCCCTACTTTTAACTGAGATTATAAAAGAGAAAAAAGCTATTATTTTCAATCCTGCATATACTTTAATTTTTCAATCAAAAGCATTTATGAAAATTTTATGGGATTTATACCCAAATCACCCTCTTTTACTTGAAACATCATTTGAGCCACTAAAAGGTAAAAAATATGTAGAAAAAAGAGCTTTTGGAAGAGAAGGAGCAAATACAAAAATAGTAAATGCTGATGGTTCAATCAATGAGCAAACAAGTGGAGATTATGAAGGGCATAAAGCAATATATCAAGAGTATGTAGAGTTTCCAAAAGATGAAAAAGGAAATTTTTATCAAGCTGGAGTTTTTTATGCTTATGAAGCTTGTGCTTTAGGATTTAGAAGAGGTGGAAAAATTTTGAATAATATGTCAAAATTTGTAGGACATATTATTAAATAG
- a CDS encoding response regulator transcription factor: MIKILLLEDDYLYKISIKEFLEELDFIVDDFDNGEDALNAIFDKKYDLLLLDIRVPKMDGFELVKYVREASIDTPIIILTSLTDIKNLSRGYELGCNDYIRKPFDMIELKHRIEQQIKNCFQTSDDAIVLDFGFKYSIKKSLLYKDNIIIELSSKELELVAFLVQNRGFFVSIESLHENVWENKDISYADIRMCIKRVREKTNKDFIKTKRFLGYKIDKQ; encoded by the coding sequence ATGATAAAGATATTGTTACTGGAAGATGACTATTTATATAAAATTTCTATAAAAGAGTTTTTAGAGGAGTTAGATTTTATAGTTGATGATTTTGATAATGGTGAAGATGCTTTAAATGCAATCTTTGATAAAAAATATGATTTACTTTTACTTGATATTAGAGTTCCTAAAATGGATGGTTTTGAACTTGTAAAATATGTTAGAGAGGCTTCTATTGATACTCCAATTATTATTTTAACTTCACTTACAGATATAAAAAATTTAAGTCGAGGATATGAGTTAGGGTGTAATGATTATATAAGAAAGCCATTTGATATGATAGAGTTAAAACATAGAATAGAGCAACAAATAAAAAATTGTTTTCAAACAAGTGATGATGCAATTGTGCTTGATTTTGGTTTTAAATATAGTATAAAAAAATCTCTTTTGTATAAGGATAATATTATTATAGAACTTAGTTCAAAAGAGCTTGAACTTGTAGCTTTTTTAGTACAAAATCGTGGTTTTTTTGTATCTATTGAGAGTTTACATGAAAATGTTTGGGAAAACAAAGATATTTCATATGCAGATATAAGAATGTGTATTAAGAGAGTTCGAGAAAAGACAAATAAAGATTTTATAAAAACTAAGAGATTTTTAGGATATAAGATTGATAAACAATAA
- a CDS encoding UPF0323 family lipoprotein: MKKRNYIKKISDYSMVGGLGAVLVLGLVGCNDTNQQQNQSGGTITNAAQQQGAFVVVEQAKDGSYKIADEFPAAKTTIVLRSPDGTERILSQEEIDKLVKEEEAKIDAGTSPLTNPQLSDGGMGLGGVLLSSIAGAMIGSWLGNKLFNNQNFQNQKAAQYKSPQTYSKSQSSFNKPAGSTGSSTGAGKQSGFFGNKSSTTGSTNNSTSTGG; encoded by the coding sequence TTGAAAAAGAGAAATTATATTAAAAAAATTTCAGACTACTCAATGGTTGGTGGTTTAGGTGCTGTTTTAGTGCTTGGATTAGTTGGGTGTAATGATACAAACCAACAACAAAATCAATCTGGTGGAACAATAACAAATGCAGCTCAACAACAAGGTGCATTTGTAGTAGTTGAGCAAGCAAAAGATGGAAGCTATAAAATAGCAGATGAGTTTCCAGCAGCAAAAACTACAATAGTTTTAAGAAGTCCAGATGGAACAGAAAGAATTTTATCTCAAGAAGAAATCGATAAATTAGTTAAAGAGGAAGAAGCAAAAATAGATGCAGGAACTTCACCTCTTACAAATCCTCAATTGAGTGATGGAGGAATGGGACTTGGTGGTGTTTTACTATCTTCAATTGCAGGAGCGATGATTGGTTCTTGGCTTGGAAATAAACTATTTAATAATCAAAATTTCCAAAACCAAAAAGCAGCTCAATACAAATCTCCACAAACTTATAGTAAATCTCAAAGCTCATTTAATAAACCAGCAGGAAGTACAGGTTCTAGTACAGGAGCAGGAAAACAAAGTGGTTTTTTTGGAAATAAATCTTCAACTACTGGTTCAACAAATAACTCAACATCAACAGGAGGATGA
- a CDS encoding DMT family transporter has product MNENIKAHIMILVATILIAGSFLASQKLSSIIDPISLTLYRFVLSLLFLSPVIIFNKTRLQQLFKIVPKAMIVSLVYTLYFIGMLKALEYTTVLNTGAIYTLVPLMTAILCIFFFKEKIALKQIFIYILGIISTCIVVFQADFNLFLTLSLNRGDIIFLIASLSMALYPIFIKLLYSKKDELLVLVFATLLGGIIWMSLTMQILNIPYNWDKIELNYFYYLLYLVIGTTIITLFLYQKATHILGPKKVMAYIYLSPAIVVIIMFLFEGQTVSFGVFIGILLSAIATIIILRQKS; this is encoded by the coding sequence TTGAATGAAAATATAAAAGCTCATATTATGATATTAGTTGCAACTATATTAATCGCAGGTTCGTTTTTGGCTTCTCAAAAATTATCAAGTATAATTGATCCAATATCTTTAACTTTGTATAGATTTGTATTATCTTTACTTTTTCTATCTCCAGTTATTATTTTTAATAAAACTAGATTACAACAACTATTTAAAATAGTTCCAAAAGCTATGATTGTAAGTCTTGTTTATACTTTATATTTTATTGGTATGCTAAAAGCCTTGGAATATACTACTGTTTTAAATACAGGTGCAATATATACTTTGGTTCCTTTGATGACTGCAATTTTATGTATATTTTTCTTTAAAGAGAAAATTGCTTTAAAACAGATATTTATCTATATTTTAGGGATAATTTCAACTTGTATAGTTGTATTTCAGGCTGATTTTAATCTATTTTTAACTCTAAGCTTAAATAGAGGTGATATTATATTTTTAATAGCTTCTTTATCTATGGCTTTATATCCAATATTTATAAAGCTTTTATATAGTAAAAAAGATGAATTATTAGTTTTGGTTTTTGCTACACTTTTGGGTGGGATTATTTGGATGAGCTTAACTATGCAGATCTTAAATATACCATATAATTGGGATAAAATAGAGCTAAACTATTTCTATTATTTACTTTATTTAGTAATTGGAACAACTATAATAACTCTTTTCTTATATCAAAAAGCAACACATATTTTAGGACCTAAGAAAGTTATGGCATATATATATCTTAGCCCAGCAATAGTTGTGATAATAATGTTTTTATTTGAAGGGCAAACTGTCTCTTTTGGAGTTTTTATAGGAATTTTATTATCAGCAATTGCAACAATTATTATTTTAAGGCAAAAATCTTGA
- the sugE gene encoding quaternary ammonium compound efflux SMR transporter SugE — MSWGILILAGIFEIFWATGLKYSEGFTKLTPSIVTIVTMSISFYLLSLSLKSLPLGTAYAVWVGIGTIGTVIAGIFLFNESINLIRLISIILILLGIIGLKITTN; from the coding sequence ATGAGTTGGGGAATATTAATTTTAGCTGGAATTTTTGAAATTTTTTGGGCTACTGGTTTAAAGTACAGTGAAGGTTTTACAAAACTGACGCCAAGTATTGTTACTATTGTAACTATGTCAATTAGTTTTTATCTGTTAAGCTTATCTTTAAAATCTCTCCCTTTAGGTACTGCTTACGCTGTTTGGGTTGGAATTGGAACAATAGGAACTGTAATTGCAGGAATATTTCTTTTTAATGAGTCTATAAATTTGATTAGATTAATTAGTATTATACTAATACTATTAGGGATTATTGGACTTAAAATTACTACAAATTAG
- a CDS encoding response regulator transcription factor, translating to MVENFLETLSIYQYRQYNKQPKREVFISTNILIFVVKGNKVLHLKDEKIVVNSSDVLFLKSGNYVMSEMLDEYFESILFMYDDTILLDFIKKYNLDFDEISSFDNNYFKIKKTSIFEIFQSSILSYLEVDSSNKESMIKLKLEELFFNILESDSKEYFKIFLSSICNQYFFKIKIEKEFMYDKNILLFAKEFNMTDLAFRNRFKTIFGITPKKWQNEKRFERAKLLLETTNYNVTEVCYMSGFENISWFIQTFKNRYNFTPKQLKNKKQ from the coding sequence TTGGTAGAAAATTTTTTAGAAACTTTATCAATTTATCAATATAGACAATATAATAAACAGCCTAAAAGAGAAGTTTTTATATCTACAAATATTTTAATCTTTGTTGTAAAAGGCAATAAAGTTTTACATTTAAAAGATGAAAAAATTGTTGTAAATTCTAGTGATGTACTTTTTTTAAAAAGTGGAAACTATGTTATGAGTGAAATGTTAGATGAATATTTTGAATCTATACTTTTTATGTATGATGATACTATTCTTTTAGATTTTATTAAAAAATATAATTTAGATTTTGATGAAATATCTTCGTTTGATAATAACTATTTTAAGATTAAAAAAACATCTATTTTTGAAATATTTCAATCTTCGATTTTATCTTATTTAGAAGTAGACTCATCAAATAAAGAGTCTATGATAAAGTTAAAATTAGAAGAGCTCTTTTTTAATATATTAGAATCTGATTCAAAAGAGTATTTTAAAATATTTTTATCTTCAATTTGTAATCAATATTTTTTTAAAATTAAGATAGAAAAAGAGTTTATGTATGATAAAAATATTCTATTATTTGCAAAAGAGTTTAATATGACAGATTTAGCTTTTAGAAATAGATTTAAAACTATTTTTGGAATAACACCAAAAAAGTGGCAAAATGAAAAAAGATTTGAAAGAGCAAAGCTATTATTGGAAACAACAAATTATAATGTAACAGAAGTTTGCTATATGAGTGGATTTGAAAATATATCATGGTTTATACAAACTTTTAAAAATAGATATAACTTTACTCCTAAACAGTTAAAAAATAAAAAACAATAA
- a CDS encoding ribonuclease HI — MEKIELFTDSSVNPQNKIGFATFLQKNDKKISLDILKSSIKIKKFENTSSTKLELQSFLWALEELEKEKKDISNFLIEVYTDCQNIISLQNRKERLENNNYHSKNGKLINNYDLYKEFFDKTDKLNITFIKVKGHKKTALKNEIDNIFNLVDKASRSALRVYFKFDKIKDTNEY, encoded by the coding sequence ATGGAAAAAATAGAATTATTCACAGATTCAAGTGTAAACCCTCAAAATAAGATAGGTTTTGCTACTTTTTTACAAAAAAATGATAAAAAAATATCTTTAGATATTTTAAAAAGTAGTATAAAAATTAAAAAATTTGAGAATACTAGTTCAACTAAATTAGAACTTCAATCTTTTCTTTGGGCTTTAGAGGAGCTAGAAAAAGAGAAAAAAGATATTTCTAATTTTTTAATTGAAGTTTATACAGATTGTCAAAATATAATCTCTTTACAAAATAGAAAAGAGAGATTAGAAAATAATAATTATCATTCAAAAAATGGGAAATTAATAAATAATTATGATTTGTATAAAGAGTTTTTTGATAAAACAGATAAACTAAATATAACTTTTATAAAAGTAAAGGGACATAAAAAAACAGCTCTTAAAAATGAGATAGATAATATTTTCAATCTTGTAGATAAAGCTTCAAGAAGTGCACTAAGAGTTTATTTCAAATTTGATAAAATCAAAGATACAAATGAATATTAA
- a CDS encoding c-type cytochrome — protein MKKIVTVVALSTLAIGSLFASEVVKFDKKLIKERNDIGYKYEGAKVEYKVPDESTIPNNQFGDLIKYGKELVVHTYKYIGPEVADEKMRYAGNNLSCQSCHLDAATKTYAAPFVGLHSTFPQYRPRENSIGTLADRVNGCMERSMNGKALPLDSKEMKAMEAYIYWLSQGVPVGAKVEGTSLFEVNRKMIQTTKADPVKGKVVYDTQCASCHGANGEGVKNEGLANGYLYPPLWGKDSYNKGAGMYRTLKAMDFIKANMPLGATHENPILTDEEAYNVAVYMNLDEHNRPEKANRDKDFPDEAVKAPDVYIEGKDSIERRTGPFGQFIKTNK, from the coding sequence ATGAAAAAGATTGTAACTGTTGTGGCATTGTCTACATTGGCTATTGGTTCACTATTTGCTTCTGAAGTTGTTAAGTTTGATAAAAAACTTATCAAAGAGAGAAATGATATAGGATATAAATATGAAGGTGCTAAAGTAGAGTACAAAGTTCCAGATGAAAGCACTATTCCAAATAACCAATTTGGAGATTTAATTAAATATGGAAAAGAGTTAGTAGTTCATACTTACAAATATATTGGTCCTGAAGTAGCAGATGAAAAGATGAGATATGCTGGGAATAACCTTTCATGTCAAAGTTGTCACTTAGATGCTGCAACAAAAACTTATGCAGCACCATTTGTTGGACTTCATTCTACATTTCCTCAGTATAGACCAAGAGAGAATAGTATTGGAACTTTAGCTGATAGAGTAAATGGTTGTATGGAAAGAAGTATGAATGGAAAAGCACTTCCACTTGATAGTAAAGAGATGAAAGCTATGGAAGCTTATATCTATTGGTTAAGTCAAGGTGTTCCTGTAGGTGCAAAAGTGGAAGGAACAAGTTTATTTGAAGTTAATAGAAAAATGATACAAACAACGAAAGCAGATCCAGTTAAAGGGAAAGTTGTGTATGATACTCAATGTGCTTCTTGTCATGGAGCAAATGGAGAAGGTGTTAAAAATGAAGGTCTTGCTAATGGCTATTTATATCCACCATTATGGGGGAAAGATAGTTATAATAAAGGTGCAGGAATGTATAGAACTTTAAAAGCAATGGATTTTATTAAAGCAAATATGCCTTTAGGTGCGACACACGAAAATCCAATTTTAACAGATGAAGAAGCTTACAATGTTGCTGTTTATATGAACTTAGATGAGCATAATAGACCTGAAAAAGCAAATAGAGATAAAGATTTTCCAGATGAAGCTGTAAAAGCTCCTGATGTTTATATAGAAGGGAAAGATTCAATTGAAAGAAGAACTGGACCATTTGGACAATTTATCAAAACTAACAAATAA
- a CDS encoding cache domain-containing protein, whose amino-acid sequence MILPFIKTYKKIFTLFIILITIILYFLYKYNNILDKKYLDIFVSNQVQIVQNELENQKNQALSLALMFSKNQDIIKNLEENNHIELKKELLKLLNIIKTYTKNSIDIQIHTKDLEVFTRSWEDKDFGLKLESFREGLVKVKNTNKPYVSSELGKRFNIKAIAPVYNSKNSFIGSIEVIVDFNPLVSRLKVLGIDSIVLLEKNYLNIATYHKNSMELENYVILENSFSKNLFDILLKNPNYLKKESFYYETKDRVFTQLPLGRFENGSVGILLICFDKNINNFRYLPNYDYFGQINIKSEKRNDKDISKKEIIIR is encoded by the coding sequence ATGATACTCCCTTTTATAAAAACTTACAAAAAGATATTTACTCTATTTATTATTCTAATAACTATTATTTTATATTTTTTATATAAATATAACAATATTTTAGACAAAAAGTATCTTGATATTTTTGTATCAAATCAAGTGCAAATTGTACAAAATGAGTTAGAAAATCAGAAAAATCAAGCTTTATCTTTAGCTTTAATGTTCTCAAAAAATCAAGATATTATCAAAAACTTAGAAGAGAATAACCATATAGAGCTAAAAAAAGAGCTTTTAAAACTTTTAAATATTATAAAAACATATACAAAAAATAGTATTGATATACAAATTCATACAAAAGATTTAGAAGTTTTTACAAGAAGTTGGGAAGATAAAGATTTTGGGTTAAAACTTGAAAGTTTTAGAGAAGGGCTTGTAAAAGTAAAAAATACAAATAAACCTTATGTTTCAAGTGAGTTAGGAAAAAGATTTAATATAAAAGCTATTGCACCAGTTTATAATAGTAAAAACTCTTTTATAGGTTCTATTGAAGTAATAGTTGATTTTAACCCTCTTGTAAGTAGGTTAAAAGTTTTGGGAATTGACTCCATAGTTTTACTTGAGAAAAACTATTTGAATATAGCAACATACCACAAAAATAGTATGGAGTTAGAAAATTATGTGATTTTAGAAAATAGTTTTAGTAAAAATTTATTTGATATTTTATTAAAAAATCCAAACTATCTTAAAAAAGAGAGTTTTTATTATGAAACAAAAGATAGAGTATTTACTCAACTTCCTTTAGGAAGATTTGAAAATGGTAGTGTTGGAATTTTACTTATCTGTTTTGATAAAAATATAAATAATTTTAGATATTTACCAAATTATGACTATTTTGGACAGATAAATATCAAAAGTGAAAAGAGAAATGATAAAGATATTTCAAAAAAAGAGATAATAATTAGATGA